A portion of the Rhodopseudomonas sp. BAL398 genome contains these proteins:
- a CDS encoding ABC transporter ATP-binding protein, with translation MTLLLLKGLRAGYGASDIVHGIDLQLAPGEMVALVGPNGAGKSTLLKSIAGVANVTGGVLELDGKNLIPLPPSARAQAGAVFMPQERNVFRTLTVAENLGVSAWGHRDIPERREEVLSLLPTIRDYLHKRAGGLSGGQRQMVGLGMTLMARPRVLLVDEPTAGLSPLLVGDMLDTLRQLAATANLGILIVEQNARAALQRADRALVLVDGRVVREGDAAALAEEPDFGALFFGEAA, from the coding sequence ATGACGCTACTTCTGTTGAAGGGTCTCCGCGCAGGCTATGGAGCCAGCGACATTGTGCACGGAATAGATCTGCAACTCGCGCCGGGCGAGATGGTCGCGCTGGTCGGACCGAACGGCGCCGGAAAATCGACGCTGCTGAAATCGATCGCCGGCGTGGCGAACGTCACCGGCGGCGTCCTCGAACTGGATGGGAAAAACCTGATCCCGCTGCCGCCATCGGCGCGCGCGCAGGCCGGCGCCGTATTCATGCCGCAGGAGCGCAACGTCTTCCGCACGCTGACCGTCGCCGAGAATCTCGGCGTGAGCGCCTGGGGCCACCGCGACATCCCCGAGCGCCGCGAAGAGGTCCTCTCCCTTCTGCCCACCATCCGCGACTACCTTCATAAACGCGCGGGCGGCCTTTCGGGTGGTCAACGCCAAATGGTTGGGCTGGGCATGACGCTGATGGCCCGACCGCGCGTCTTGCTGGTCGACGAACCGACCGCAGGCCTCTCGCCGCTCCTCGTCGGCGACATGCTGGACACGCTTCGCCAACTCGCGGCGACGGCAAATCTTGGCATCCTGATCGTCGAGCAGAACGCCCGCGCGGCGCTTCAACGCGCCGACCGCGCGCTTGTTCTCGTCGACGGACGCGTCGTCCGCGAGGGAGATGCCGCAGCGCTCGCCGAAGAACCTGACTTTGGTGCGCTGTTTTTCGGTGAAGCCGCATGA
- a CDS encoding ABC transporter ATP-binding protein, with protein MTSRLMADGLTKRFSGTTVVDNVSFYVDPGQIVGLIGPNGAGKTTLFNLLSGVLKSDAGSLTIDGVDATNLPPYRLARLGLVRTFQLARELDKLTVLENVQLAARDHVGESLVGALFRPTATRAAERAITQRAREVLALVSLSAHESKLAANLSGGQKKLLELARCLMAEAEIILLDEIAAGVAPHLVDAIAVLIQRLNREHGKTFVIIEHNIGFIRSLASRVVVMASGKVLAEGSFDHVAANPAVIDSYLGQAA; from the coding sequence ATGACGTCCCGCCTGATGGCCGACGGCCTCACCAAGCGCTTCAGTGGAACGACCGTCGTCGACAACGTGTCGTTCTACGTCGATCCCGGTCAAATCGTCGGCCTGATCGGTCCCAACGGCGCCGGCAAGACCACCCTGTTCAACCTGTTGTCCGGTGTCCTGAAATCCGATGCCGGCAGCCTGACCATCGACGGCGTCGACGCCACCAACCTGCCACCCTATCGGCTGGCACGGCTAGGACTGGTGCGCACATTTCAGCTGGCGCGTGAACTCGACAAATTGACGGTGCTCGAGAACGTCCAACTGGCCGCCCGCGATCACGTCGGCGAGTCCCTGGTGGGCGCGCTGTTTCGGCCGACCGCCACCCGGGCCGCCGAACGCGCGATCACGCAGCGGGCGCGCGAGGTTCTGGCGCTGGTGTCGCTGTCCGCTCATGAATCGAAGCTCGCAGCCAATCTGTCCGGCGGGCAGAAGAAGCTGCTTGAGCTGGCACGCTGCCTGATGGCGGAGGCCGAGATCATCCTGCTCGACGAGATCGCCGCGGGCGTCGCGCCTCATCTTGTCGACGCCATCGCTGTCCTGATCCAGCGCCTCAACCGCGAGCACGGCAAGACGTTCGTCATCATCGAGCACAATATCGGTTTCATTCGCAGCCTCGCATCGCGCGTCGTCGTCATGGCCTCAGGCAAGGTCCTGGCGGAGGGAAGCTTCGATCACGTCGCCGCCAATCCGGCGGTGATCGACTCCTACCTGGGACAGGCCGCATGA
- a CDS encoding TetR/AcrR family transcriptional regulator, which translates to MENAAVKDPTETTDGREAKGAIMRARLRAATEALIAEVGVNAASAAAIALRCGVSRGAMLHHYPTRDAIIIDTATHFWQKARDIVAGLAEDISHGRTDVATFVGRLYEEVFRANALVTMLDLMVSGRSEARIGEAVNRILTDLFASYEALGAQAFQASGLPPERIHVIITLIVSTLRGLRIQDNIHPDEARVRAVLATLVEAVEALLQKDQAAAPALSGGSGRKTTTKTRGRKR; encoded by the coding sequence ATGGAAAATGCTGCCGTCAAAGACCCGACTGAAACCACCGATGGGCGCGAGGCCAAAGGGGCGATCATGCGCGCCCGATTGCGCGCTGCGACCGAAGCCCTCATTGCCGAAGTTGGCGTGAACGCCGCATCGGCTGCCGCGATCGCCCTGCGATGCGGCGTGTCGCGCGGCGCGATGCTGCACCACTACCCGACGCGCGACGCCATCATCATCGACACGGCGACGCACTTTTGGCAGAAGGCCCGCGACATCGTCGCCGGCCTCGCCGAAGATATCAGCCACGGCCGCACCGATGTCGCGACCTTCGTGGGGCGCCTCTACGAGGAAGTGTTTCGCGCCAACGCGCTGGTGACCATGCTGGACCTCATGGTTTCAGGCCGCTCCGAAGCCCGGATCGGCGAGGCCGTCAACCGGATCCTGACCGATCTGTTCGCATCTTACGAGGCATTGGGCGCCCAGGCCTTTCAGGCCTCGGGCCTCCCCCCCGAGCGCATTCACGTCATCATCACGCTGATCGTTTCGACCCTGCGCGGATTGCGTATCCAGGACAACATCCACCCCGACGAAGCGCGGGTTCGCGCCGTGCTGGCCACGCTGGTCGAGGCCGTGGAAGCCCTGCTGCAGAAGGATCAGGCCGCGGCGCCAGCACTCTCTGGAGGATCCGGGAGGAAGACGACCACAAAAACGCGGGGGCGCAAGCGATGA
- the hutI gene encoding imidazolonepropionase, giving the protein MLAPQLSVRNSDQSSNIGPADLVIAGARQVIICDPKKPDGIGVIENGCVAIRGETIMAVGSADEIAPLRGVTTAIVDADGGVVTPGLVDCHTHLIFAGDRGHEYFQRTKGLDDRGLTAAGIDWGVPASTKVNAGVSVERLVDASIARAQTMLRCGTTTLETKSGYGLDHASDIASLQAAQLIAARTGIEIAGTYLGAHARPSEQVDRYLDTMIAETIPAIAEKRLAEFCDVYVDPDVFTLPECSRVLSAAADVGLGAKLHTDARVNIGGARLAAEMRAASVDHGNMLSDDDLRVLADAGTSVAFFPGFDWAVNHSHPVDGRRLLCSGVNVAVATDLCPVCWHLSQQMSMGFACRLSGLTPEQALLGVTLNAAKAIRRDHRIGSIVPGKQADLVVFDVPDYRQVAFRFGANSARWVVKKGRILVDRNAYTASSDSSNDRNQ; this is encoded by the coding sequence TTGCTCGCCCCGCAGTTGAGCGTCCGGAATTCGGATCAATCGTCAAATATCGGGCCCGCCGATCTCGTCATCGCAGGGGCGCGTCAAGTGATCATCTGCGATCCCAAGAAGCCAGATGGCATCGGTGTGATCGAGAACGGCTGCGTCGCCATCCGCGGCGAGACCATCATGGCCGTCGGCTCCGCTGACGAGATCGCGCCCTTGCGTGGCGTAACCACGGCGATCGTCGATGCGGACGGCGGCGTGGTGACCCCGGGGCTTGTCGATTGCCACACCCATCTGATCTTCGCGGGCGATCGCGGGCACGAGTATTTTCAACGCACCAAGGGCCTTGATGACCGCGGCCTGACCGCGGCCGGGATTGACTGGGGAGTCCCGGCGTCAACGAAAGTCAACGCCGGCGTCTCGGTCGAGCGGCTTGTGGACGCGTCGATTGCGCGTGCGCAGACCATGCTCCGCTGTGGAACGACGACGCTCGAAACCAAATCCGGCTATGGCCTCGATCATGCGAGCGACATTGCTTCGCTGCAGGCTGCTCAATTGATCGCCGCGCGAACCGGCATCGAGATCGCCGGCACCTATCTCGGCGCGCATGCGCGACCTTCCGAACAAGTGGACCGCTACCTGGACACGATGATTGCCGAGACGATCCCCGCTATCGCCGAAAAGCGCCTGGCCGAATTCTGTGACGTCTATGTCGATCCGGATGTCTTCACGCTGCCCGAATGCAGCCGGGTGCTCTCCGCCGCCGCGGATGTCGGTCTCGGCGCGAAGCTGCATACCGACGCGCGGGTCAATATCGGCGGTGCGCGGCTTGCCGCCGAAATGCGCGCGGCGTCGGTCGATCACGGCAACATGCTCAGCGACGACGATCTGCGTGTGCTCGCCGATGCAGGGACCAGTGTGGCGTTCTTCCCGGGGTTCGATTGGGCGGTCAATCATTCGCATCCGGTCGACGGACGGCGGCTGCTGTGCTCGGGCGTCAACGTCGCCGTCGCCACCGATCTGTGCCCGGTATGCTGGCATCTGTCGCAGCAGATGAGCATGGGATTCGCTTGCCGCCTGTCCGGACTGACACCCGAACAGGCGCTGCTTGGCGTCACCTTGAATGCGGCGAAAGCGATCCGCCGCGACCACCGGATCGGTTCGATTGTTCCGGGAAAACAGGCCGATCTCGTGGTGTTCGACGTCCCGGACTATCGCCAGGTCGCGTTTCGCTTCGGCGCGAACTCGGCCCGCTGGGTCGTCAAGAAGGGACGAATTCTCGTCGACCGCAATGCCTATACCGCAAGCTCTGACTCTAGCAATGATCGGAACCAGTGA
- a CDS encoding MBL fold metallo-hydrolase: MKDRMDEGLWAWRQTENHNHMIDLQEVVPAVDGEPAVELAYFGASAFRITAPSGLTIMIDPWRNPPWGTWNWYLYDFPEVVVDIAMSTHAHFDHDAVHQLSANVILDRLIGTYQFADVKITGIADKHVSDSTHNAYDWAEMTRRLTPMKTNPPDNCRSFDNCLLVIEVAGLKILHWGDNRPNPPQSVWDKIGEVDIALLPIDGSQHVMSYAQVDEVAERLKARLVVPHHYGVWDVTTRGSTLLPPDTWVNGRADAIWTESGSVRLTPSFVKQQHNRAYCFGEHVAFEKPVPRGAGK, from the coding sequence ATGAAGGACAGAATGGACGAAGGCCTATGGGCGTGGCGCCAGACCGAAAACCACAACCATATGATCGATCTGCAGGAGGTCGTGCCTGCTGTTGACGGCGAACCCGCGGTGGAGCTCGCCTATTTCGGCGCATCGGCGTTCCGGATCACGGCGCCATCCGGCCTCACCATCATGATCGACCCATGGCGCAATCCGCCGTGGGGCACCTGGAATTGGTACCTGTACGATTTCCCGGAGGTCGTCGTGGATATCGCGATGTCGACCCACGCCCATTTTGACCATGACGCCGTCCACCAGCTGAGCGCCAATGTGATCCTCGATCGGCTGATCGGGACTTATCAGTTTGCCGACGTCAAGATCACGGGCATTGCCGACAAGCACGTCTCCGACAGCACGCACAACGCCTATGACTGGGCCGAGATGACGCGCAGGCTGACACCGATGAAGACCAATCCGCCGGACAATTGCCGATCGTTCGACAATTGCCTGTTGGTGATCGAGGTCGCCGGATTGAAGATTTTGCATTGGGGCGATAACCGTCCCAATCCGCCGCAGAGCGTCTGGGACAAGATCGGCGAGGTCGATATCGCCCTGTTGCCCATCGATGGATCGCAGCATGTCATGAGCTATGCTCAGGTCGACGAAGTGGCCGAGCGTCTCAAGGCGCGCCTGGTCGTGCCGCACCATTATGGTGTCTGGGATGTCACCACCCGAGGCTCGACATTGCTGCCGCCCGACACATGGGTGAATGGACGCGCTGACGCGATCTGGACAGAGAGCGGTTCGGTTCGGCTCACACCGTCCTTCGTCAAGCAGCAGCACAATCGCGCTTACTGTTTCGGCGAGCACGTGGCTTTCGAAAAGCCTGTCCCGCGCGGCGCGGGCAAGTAG
- a CDS encoding LysR family transcriptional regulator, giving the protein MRAPFEDIPHLALRLLPLLERYGNFSEAARALEVSQPAASKAIARAEALCGVALVVRGRRPVVLSAEGRILAEHALRQDELAQQTARRLHDSRAHGSGLVRIASFGASASTHILPGLVAAIARRRAALLIEILERTDQPALQALRDGLVDFSIVNDNDDPDLELMPLARDRLVALIRAKDPLAQRATLDAKALSSPPFILSMGGSEPLIRAWFARGGHEPSIQHSIQQITSILAMVRAGMGVAIIAEMAVPETHAGVVTVPLAPGFPRTICLARRIGGFASHAAEIVWDTAAERALSR; this is encoded by the coding sequence GTGCGCGCTCCGTTCGAAGACATCCCGCATCTGGCATTGCGGCTGCTTCCGCTCCTGGAGCGCTACGGCAATTTCTCCGAGGCGGCGCGGGCGCTGGAGGTCAGCCAGCCCGCCGCCAGCAAGGCCATCGCGCGGGCCGAAGCGCTGTGCGGCGTCGCCCTTGTGGTTCGCGGCCGGCGCCCGGTGGTTCTCTCCGCGGAGGGACGGATCCTCGCGGAGCACGCATTGCGGCAGGACGAGCTGGCACAGCAAACGGCGCGACGGCTGCACGACAGCCGGGCACATGGCAGCGGCCTCGTCCGCATCGCCTCGTTCGGCGCATCGGCGTCCACCCATATTCTGCCCGGGCTGGTCGCCGCGATCGCAAGGCGGCGGGCGGCCCTGCTCATCGAAATCCTGGAGCGGACCGATCAGCCGGCGCTGCAGGCCTTGCGCGACGGGCTAGTGGATTTCTCCATCGTCAACGACAACGACGATCCGGATCTGGAACTGATGCCGCTGGCGCGGGACCGTCTGGTGGCGCTGATCCGCGCCAAGGATCCGCTGGCGCAGCGCGCGACGCTCGACGCCAAGGCGCTCTCGTCGCCACCCTTTATTCTGTCGATGGGTGGCAGCGAACCATTGATCCGCGCGTGGTTTGCCCGCGGCGGTCATGAACCGTCGATCCAGCACTCGATCCAGCAGATCACGTCCATCCTCGCCATGGTCCGCGCCGGCATGGGCGTCGCCATCATCGCCGAAATGGCGGTGCCCGAAACCCATGCGGGCGTGGTCACGGTGCCATTGGCGCCGGGCTTCCCGCGCACCATCTGCCTGGCGCGGCGGATCGGCGGATTTGCCTCGCATGCGGCCGAAATCGTGTGGGACACCGCAGCCGAACGGGCGCTGTCGAGATAG
- a CDS encoding PLP-dependent aminotransferase family protein, with product MPDAGCLRTERAQIYNLKLLDYACHSYQEFPRRHQKTSGPPVTLAINPFIAAIPTNPLRALFPYGARPGMLNLANGHPSRDAYDHEGLVEAASRASQDFSAWTYGSSAGDPALISALTETVATLPPGRRLLVTSGAQQGIDLAIRTFAPPGTKVLVPEPVYPAVLSTCAAVGVEALGYPIASDDIELAGLKAVLAGAGDVRALYALPTFGNPTGDTLTLEQRMQLLTLCAKHDIPVIEDAPYSDLWFRAPPPPSLLDLAPQVDGAIVIYLGSLSKIMSPGLRIGWLVAPEAIAAAMQDARQASDLQPNALAQRVAYHYLQLGRLTDHVARVRKLYAERHDALVEVLTAAGFTVPNVGGGMFIFPFLPADKGNSNLFERTVAQNVLFAPGPAFCTRADSGLFSDRMRLCFAGLATPEIVQAAERLVAAIRS from the coding sequence ATGCCAGATGCGGGATGTCTTCGAACGGAGCGCGCACAGATATATAACCTCAAGTTATTGGATTATGCTTGCCATTCCTATCAGGAATTTCCCCGTCGTCATCAGAAAACGTCGGGGCCGCCAGTGACTCTCGCCATCAATCCGTTCATCGCCGCCATACCGACCAACCCCTTGCGCGCGCTGTTTCCCTACGGTGCCAGGCCGGGAATGCTGAACCTCGCCAACGGCCACCCGTCACGCGATGCTTACGATCACGAAGGGCTGGTCGAAGCAGCGAGCCGCGCTAGCCAGGACTTCTCGGCCTGGACGTATGGCTCCAGCGCCGGCGATCCTGCGCTGATCAGCGCGCTGACCGAGACCGTTGCGACATTGCCGCCGGGACGTCGGCTACTGGTCACCTCGGGCGCGCAGCAAGGCATAGATCTGGCGATCCGGACCTTCGCGCCCCCGGGCACCAAGGTGCTGGTGCCGGAGCCGGTCTATCCCGCCGTCCTATCGACCTGCGCGGCCGTCGGCGTCGAGGCGCTCGGTTACCCGATCGCGTCAGACGACATCGAACTCGCGGGGCTCAAGGCCGTCCTCGCGGGTGCCGGGGACGTGCGGGCGCTGTATGCGCTGCCGACCTTCGGCAATCCGACGGGCGACACGCTGACCCTTGAACAGCGCATGCAGTTACTCACATTGTGCGCCAAGCACGACATACCGGTGATCGAAGACGCGCCCTATAGCGATCTGTGGTTTCGCGCGCCGCCGCCGCCGAGCCTGCTTGATCTCGCGCCGCAGGTCGACGGGGCGATCGTCATCTATCTAGGCAGTCTGTCCAAGATCATGTCGCCGGGCTTGCGGATCGGTTGGCTGGTCGCGCCCGAGGCAATCGCGGCGGCGATGCAGGATGCGCGACAGGCCAGCGATCTGCAGCCGAATGCGCTGGCCCAGCGCGTGGCCTATCATTACCTGCAGCTGGGTCGGCTGACCGATCATGTCGCGCGGGTGCGCAAGCTCTACGCCGAACGCCACGACGCGCTTGTCGAGGTGCTCACCGCCGCGGGCTTCACCGTCCCGAATGTCGGGGGCGGCATGTTCATCTTCCCGTTTCTTCCGGCCGACAAGGGCAACAGCAATCTGTTCGAGCGCACGGTCGCACAGAACGTGCTGTTCGCGCCGGGACCAGCCTTTTGTACACGGGCCGACAGCGGCCTGTTCAGCGATCGGATGCGTCTTTGCTTTGCCGGTCTCGCCACGCCCGAAATCGTTCAGGCGGCCGAGCGGCTCGTCGCCGCGATCAGGAGCTGA
- a CDS encoding AEC family transporter, with protein MIGPIVLALIPIVLLIALGHAMKHRKFLADRFWMQAERLSYFVLLPALFVHGLATANLAGIPIWGLVVALIGSTLVASAVLLLFGHSVAADGPAFTSVFQGGIRFNNYVGITAAVGLIGAHAIPLAAVANAAVVPTVNVLCVIVFAQYGTAKPTLRGMLRGIAFNPLVVGCVIGILLQVTHIGLPPGIEGCVKALGQASLPLGLLCVGAALDWEALGRGLKPTIFASGAKFILMPLATALICFWLKLDREAIIIAVLFQALPTASSSYVMARQLGGDAELMAGIVAFQTILAILAVPAALLVLNVWL; from the coding sequence ATGATTGGGCCGATCGTTCTTGCGCTGATTCCCATCGTGTTGCTGATCGCTTTGGGTCACGCCATGAAGCATCGTAAGTTTCTTGCGGACAGGTTCTGGATGCAGGCCGAGCGCCTGAGTTACTTTGTTCTGCTGCCCGCGCTGTTCGTCCATGGCCTGGCCACGGCGAATCTCGCGGGCATCCCGATCTGGGGGCTTGTGGTGGCATTGATCGGCTCGACTCTGGTGGCCTCGGCGGTGCTTCTGCTGTTCGGTCACTCGGTGGCGGCGGATGGCCCGGCCTTTACGTCGGTGTTTCAGGGCGGCATTCGGTTCAACAACTATGTCGGTATCACTGCCGCCGTTGGATTGATCGGCGCGCACGCCATCCCGCTGGCGGCGGTAGCCAACGCTGCGGTGGTACCAACCGTCAACGTGCTGTGCGTGATCGTGTTTGCGCAATATGGAACGGCCAAACCGACACTGCGCGGGATGCTGCGGGGCATTGCGTTCAATCCCTTGGTGGTCGGCTGCGTCATCGGCATATTGTTGCAGGTCACCCACATTGGCCTGCCGCCAGGCATTGAGGGTTGCGTCAAGGCGCTCGGGCAAGCCTCGCTCCCGCTCGGCCTACTGTGCGTCGGCGCCGCGCTCGACTGGGAGGCGCTTGGTCGCGGATTGAAGCCGACGATCTTCGCATCTGGTGCCAAGTTTATCCTGATGCCGCTCGCGACGGCCTTGATCTGCTTCTGGCTGAAGCTCGATCGTGAGGCGATCATCATCGCGGTGCTGTTCCAGGCGCTGCCCACGGCCTCGTCATCCTATGTGATGGCGCGGCAGCTCGGCGGCGACGCCGAACTGATGGCCGGCATTGTGGCATTCCAGACGATCCTTGCCATCCTGGCGGTGCCGGCTGCGTTGCTCGTCTTGAATGTTTGGCTGTGA
- a CDS encoding glycosyltransferase family 2 protein, with amino-acid sequence MTRSNGRRDLSMEPTLSIIIAAYNAEKYIAQCLAPLTEFRAVDVEIIVVDDGSTDNTEQIVNSFKDPRLTLLNQSNRGPSAARNAAFRHSRGKFILPFDADDIAIAENWPSMIAALEANTDAVLAFGRRSLIHGDSSEVPSLPSTRAEGVNDAAAFPRIFKGNFLQNTGTAIIRREALEAAGLWNEGLRVGEDWDLWCRLACLGSFLSCPVHVMGYRIHAQSAMGAPIQKDFPDPALEAIETIYAHPMVKHATGASRSTLKRKAIAWQTYHWGTRLIRNGETFAGAKKLSQAITLRPSLLIHILGFPWRRLRSLLALSGITEAISRGRLMGYVWGACLLPASGL; translated from the coding sequence TTGACGCGTTCGAATGGAAGACGAGATCTATCGATGGAACCTACGCTCTCCATCATCATCGCGGCTTATAATGCCGAGAAATACATAGCACAGTGTCTTGCGCCCCTGACGGAATTCCGCGCTGTGGATGTGGAGATCATCGTTGTTGACGATGGCTCGACTGACAACACCGAACAGATTGTCAATTCGTTCAAGGACCCTCGCCTGACTCTGTTGAACCAGTCGAATCGGGGGCCTTCAGCAGCCCGCAACGCTGCATTTCGTCATTCGCGCGGCAAGTTCATTCTGCCATTTGATGCCGACGATATCGCCATTGCGGAGAATTGGCCCTCAATGATCGCCGCTTTGGAGGCGAATACTGATGCGGTTTTGGCTTTCGGCAGGCGAAGTCTCATTCATGGCGATAGCAGCGAGGTTCCGTCATTGCCTTCGACACGCGCGGAGGGCGTAAACGATGCCGCGGCTTTCCCGCGCATCTTCAAAGGAAATTTCCTACAAAACACCGGGACCGCGATCATTAGACGCGAGGCGCTGGAGGCTGCCGGGCTTTGGAACGAAGGACTCCGCGTGGGCGAAGATTGGGACCTCTGGTGCCGTCTGGCGTGCCTCGGATCTTTCCTGTCTTGCCCGGTTCATGTGATGGGGTACCGGATACATGCGCAATCAGCGATGGGGGCACCCATACAGAAGGATTTTCCCGACCCGGCCCTTGAGGCGATTGAAACAATTTACGCACATCCGATGGTGAAACACGCCACTGGCGCCTCCCGATCAACGCTCAAGCGCAAGGCGATCGCCTGGCAGACGTACCATTGGGGCACAAGGTTAATCCGCAACGGCGAAACATTCGCAGGGGCCAAGAAATTGTCTCAAGCGATTACGCTGCGCCCTTCGCTGCTGATTCATATCCTGGGCTTTCCCTGGCGACGGCTACGATCATTGCTGGCGTTGTCCGGCATAACTGAGGCGATCTCGCGCGGGAGATTGATGGGGTATGTCTGGGGGGCCTGTTTGCTCCCAGCATCCGGTCTCTAG